The following are encoded in a window of bacterium SCSIO 12643 genomic DNA:
- a CDS encoding DUF2807 domain-containing protein, with translation MKFLQSISFVIILSFLFLASCSKDNVCISGEGDVTTQVLTIPNFTAISLEESATVIVQQGIIQEVRVVGHPNIVAKLKGDVSGGLWAIEFEDGCYDDYQLTIYITVPYLHKAILSGSGDISIYDFDNVSYLDLELPGSGNIEVRGFDDASRLNATISGSGNISGFGYWRKLKDLNVILSGSGNFVGFPLITEDCNVLLSGSGNIQVQATSRLDAKISGSGNVYYKGYPTINSSITGSGKIINWN, from the coding sequence ATGAAATTTTTACAATCTATTAGCTTCGTTATTATTCTAAGCTTTTTATTCCTGGCCTCTTGCTCCAAGGATAATGTTTGTATTTCCGGAGAAGGAGATGTGACCACGCAAGTATTAACCATACCCAATTTTACTGCCATTAGTCTGGAAGAGTCTGCCACAGTAATTGTACAGCAGGGCATCATTCAGGAAGTTAGAGTTGTTGGGCATCCTAATATAGTCGCAAAATTAAAAGGTGATGTGTCCGGAGGACTTTGGGCGATCGAGTTTGAAGATGGGTGTTACGATGATTATCAGTTGACTATTTATATTACGGTTCCGTATTTACATAAAGCGATATTAAGTGGTTCCGGAGACATTAGCATTTACGACTTTGATAATGTGTCTTACCTGGATTTGGAATTACCGGGTTCCGGAAATATTGAAGTGCGTGGTTTTGATGATGCTTCCAGATTAAATGCGACCATCAGTGGGAGTGGGAATATCAGTGGATTCGGATATTGGAGAAAACTGAAAGATTTGAATGTGATTTTAAGCGGCTCCGGAAATTTTGTAGGATTCCCTTTGATTACTGAAGATTGTAACGTGTTGCTTTCCGGCTCCGGAAATATTCAGGTTCAGGCAACATCCAGGTTAGATGCGAAAATTAGCGGTTCTGGAAATGTATATTACAAAGGATATCCGACTATTAATTCTTCAATTACAGGTTCAGGAAAAATCATTAATTGGAACTAG
- a CDS encoding T9SS type A sorting domain-containing protein, with translation MKNIILIISLVFVVIQVEAQSWVEVNSGTQLKLNSISFGSDMVGYIGANDSTLLKTTDGGQTWNIQPTNGIHFTQNLPHIIQVNFIDELNGYMMVGRAHYDGQMFKTTDGGANWTAVTIAMCAPIFNFNFDADNALVIGSSCFGGKTIDRKVNGVWQNNSTYLSWANDYLRTASFYNHQFGMVAGDSGQVHRTFDGGMNWDTVQTLSKEIIWDLQFVNDSTIYGVVDSLSNSFMISTDSGKTWLPHDQSLTFFYPQLKALTPTPNEGVIAGGRAAWGVQGVLLWGREQGAFWNAEAVAQPIHDVTMSNDSTAFAVGDSGLIVVHQSLILGVKQVKTSTKFKLYPNPTSEYFTIENADQTVSEVWIYDMSGRWVKIIRSGYDQINISNLEKGAYHVVVFSDDNREVHQLIVQ, from the coding sequence ATGAAAAATATTATCCTCATTATAAGTCTTGTATTTGTAGTAATTCAAGTTGAAGCACAGTCCTGGGTAGAAGTAAATTCCGGAACACAATTGAAATTAAACTCTATCTCATTTGGGTCAGATATGGTGGGATATATTGGCGCTAATGACAGCACTTTGCTAAAAACTACGGATGGTGGGCAAACATGGAATATCCAACCTACGAATGGAATTCACTTTACACAGAACTTACCCCATATTATTCAGGTAAATTTTATTGATGAACTAAATGGGTACATGATGGTAGGACGTGCGCATTATGATGGGCAAATGTTTAAGACAACAGATGGAGGTGCAAACTGGACAGCGGTTACGATTGCTATGTGTGCTCCAATTTTCAATTTCAATTTTGACGCGGATAATGCCCTGGTAATTGGCTCCTCTTGTTTTGGAGGAAAAACAATTGATAGAAAAGTGAATGGAGTATGGCAAAACAATTCTACTTATTTATCCTGGGCTAATGATTATCTTAGAACAGCTTCATTTTACAATCATCAATTTGGAATGGTGGCTGGAGATAGTGGTCAGGTACATAGAACATTCGATGGAGGAATGAACTGGGATACTGTTCAGACCCTCTCAAAAGAGATTATTTGGGATTTGCAATTCGTCAATGATTCTACCATTTATGGTGTGGTAGATTCTTTATCTAATTCATTTATGATCAGTACGGATTCCGGTAAGACCTGGTTGCCACATGACCAATCCCTAACGTTCTTTTATCCGCAATTAAAAGCACTTACACCAACTCCGAATGAGGGTGTGATTGCCGGAGGTAGAGCAGCCTGGGGTGTTCAGGGTGTTTTGTTATGGGGAAGAGAACAAGGTGCTTTTTGGAATGCAGAAGCGGTGGCTCAACCTATACATGATGTAACCATGTCAAACGATTCGACTGCATTTGCAGTTGGAGATAGTGGATTAATAGTCGTTCACCAAAGCTTAATTTTAGGGGTGAAACAGGTGAAAACTTCAACCAAATTTAAATTGTATCCGAATCCAACTTCGGAGTATTTTACAATTGAAAATGCGGATCAAACTGTTTCTGAAGTATGGATCTATGATATGTCAGGGCGATGGGTCAAAATCATTCGTTCAGGATATGATCAAATCAATATTTCTAATTTGGAAAAGGGGGCGTATCATGTGGTTGTATTTTCTGATGACAATCGAGAAGTACATCAACTGATCGTGCAATAA
- a CDS encoding YHS domain protein, with product MKILKIISITILFLFVFIFGYTRLERITPLNFVDHNEINHGVFSDIAIHGYDPVSYHTENKAVEGRSDITLEWHGAVWQFATEHNRSQFEASPEKYAPLFGGYCAFAGSKGFTADTDPSVFEIIDGQLILFAADDVRKEWMKDPETNMNTCHKNWED from the coding sequence ATGAAAATTTTAAAAATTATTAGCATCACCATACTTTTCCTGTTTGTCTTTATCTTCGGATACACCCGTTTGGAACGTATTACTCCTTTAAACTTTGTAGACCATAATGAAATCAATCACGGTGTTTTTTCAGACATTGCCATCCATGGTTATGATCCGGTGAGTTACCACACTGAAAACAAAGCCGTAGAAGGAAGATCAGATATCACCTTAGAATGGCATGGTGCTGTATGGCAATTTGCTACAGAGCACAATCGTTCTCAATTTGAAGCCAGTCCTGAGAAATACGCCCCACTATTTGGAGGATATTGTGCCTTCGCTGGAAGTAAAGGATTTACAGCTGATACAGATCCAAGTGTTTTTGAAATTATCGATGGACAACTCATCCTATTCGCGGCTGATGATGTGAGAAAAGAATGGATGAAAGATCCGGAAACTAACATGAATACCTGCCACAAAAACTGGGAAGATTAA
- the ttcA gene encoding tRNA 2-thiocytidine(32) synthetase TtcA, whose product MTIDRAEFNRAQKHLRRDVWKAWQTYSLIEENDKVMVCLSGGKDSYTLLDILLHYQKESDIHFDIVAVNLDQKQPDFPAHILPDYLSKLGVDFRIIEKDTYSIVTAKIEAGKTMCSLCSRLRRGNLYTLADEIGATKIALGHHRDDIIETFFMNLFNGSRLEAMPAKYVTDDQRHIVIRPLAFCKESEIEVYAHGKQFPIIPCNLCGSQENMMRKKVKKMIHEWDTEFPGRSSSIFNALQNIKPSHLLDTDLFDFFALKNAPEKLV is encoded by the coding sequence ATGACAATAGATCGAGCTGAATTCAATCGTGCCCAAAAGCACCTAAGACGTGATGTATGGAAAGCCTGGCAAACGTATTCCTTAATTGAGGAAAATGACAAAGTGATGGTATGTCTGTCGGGTGGAAAAGATAGTTATACACTTCTGGACATTTTGTTACATTATCAAAAAGAATCTGATATTCACTTTGATATTGTCGCGGTTAATTTAGATCAAAAACAACCAGATTTCCCTGCTCATATTTTGCCTGATTATTTATCAAAACTGGGCGTAGATTTTAGAATTATTGAAAAGGATACCTATAGCATTGTTACCGCAAAAATTGAAGCTGGTAAAACCATGTGTAGTTTATGTTCCAGATTAAGAAGGGGGAATTTATATACCCTGGCGGATGAAATTGGAGCAACTAAAATTGCTTTAGGTCACCATAGGGACGATATTATAGAAACCTTTTTTATGAATTTATTCAATGGATCCAGATTAGAAGCCATGCCCGCAAAATACGTTACCGATGATCAGAGACATATTGTTATTCGTCCATTAGCATTTTGCAAAGAGTCGGAAATTGAAGTGTATGCTCATGGAAAACAATTCCCAATTATCCCATGTAATCTATGTGGTTCACAGGAAAACATGATGCGTAAAAAAGTTAAAAAGATGATTCATGAATGGGATACCGAATTTCCGGGACGCTCTTCTTCAATATTTAACGCACTGCAAAACATCAAACCCTCACATCTTTTAGATACAGATCTATTTGATTTTTTTGCTTTGAAAAACGCCCCGGAAAAATTGGTGTGA
- a CDS encoding YitT family protein produces MKNIIALYNNPYNLLLLLKSYGLVFLGSLVLAIGYVVFIVPHHIVPGGIFGLSIVINHLGGLSVGTIALLINIPLLLWGAKVLGKETGIKTAFSMVMVSVLIDGISVLTGGRIYVNDVLVSSIFGGILIGLAVFIVMGAGATTGGNDILVRIISRWVKLPYSSLILIVDGVVVLLGTYVFEDFTMAAYCIIAIVSISKTIDHFLKKSNQNQTVLVFSKKNNSIKKELESHESMNKRILKLIHHDSNEKMILVTNANKPIHTIEELIYKVDSDAYISVLDSNYRV; encoded by the coding sequence ATGAAAAACATAATTGCGCTATATAATAATCCATATAACCTTTTGCTTTTGCTTAAGAGTTATGGTTTGGTGTTTTTAGGATCATTGGTATTGGCCATTGGTTACGTGGTTTTTATTGTACCCCATCATATTGTTCCCGGTGGGATTTTTGGTTTAAGTATCGTCATCAATCATTTGGGTGGTTTATCAGTAGGTACCATTGCATTGTTGATTAATATCCCCTTGTTATTGTGGGGAGCAAAGGTTTTGGGAAAGGAAACCGGAATAAAAACGGCCTTTTCCATGGTGATGGTGAGCGTTTTGATCGATGGTATATCGGTTTTAACAGGAGGACGAATCTATGTAAATGATGTTTTGGTATCATCTATATTTGGTGGGATTCTGATTGGATTGGCCGTGTTTATTGTCATGGGAGCAGGCGCCACCACCGGAGGAAATGATATTTTGGTAAGAATTATTTCCAGATGGGTGAAACTACCATATAGTTCTCTGATTTTGATTGTAGATGGTGTTGTGGTTTTATTGGGAACCTATGTGTTTGAAGATTTTACAATGGCTGCATATTGTATCATCGCTATTGTCTCTATTAGTAAAACCATTGATCACTTTTTGAAAAAGAGTAATCAGAATCAAACAGTTTTGGTTTTCTCAAAAAAGAATAATTCTATTAAGAAAGAATTGGAGTCTCATGAAAGTATGAATAAAAGAATCTTGAAGTTGATTCACCATGATAGTAATGAAAAAATGATTCTGGTAACGAATGCCAATAAGCCAATTCATACGATTGAAGAGTTGATTTATAAAGTAGACTCTGATGCTTATATCTCGGTACTGGATTCCAATTATCGCGTATAA
- a CDS encoding NAD(P)H-dependent oxidoreductase, with amino-acid sequence MKNILIINGHPHKESLNFGLAEAYKKGALASGYQLEEIVIADLNFNPNLQYGYQKRMELEPDLLDAWEKIKRADHMVWVHPVWWGGLPAITKGFIDRLFLPGFTFKPRENSVWWDKLLTGKTARIIATMDQPGWYYRWINHQPSVYQLKKGTLEFCGVKPVKVCYIGIVKTATEKQRAKWLTQVKQLGMKGK; translated from the coding sequence ATGAAAAATATATTGATCATCAATGGACATCCCCATAAAGAAAGTTTGAATTTTGGCTTGGCTGAAGCCTATAAAAAGGGAGCATTGGCTTCTGGCTATCAGTTAGAAGAAATCGTTATCGCAGATTTAAATTTTAATCCCAACTTGCAGTATGGCTATCAAAAGAGAATGGAATTGGAGCCGGATTTATTAGATGCCTGGGAAAAGATAAAACGGGCAGATCATATGGTCTGGGTGCACCCGGTATGGTGGGGAGGATTACCGGCTATAACCAAGGGATTTATTGATCGACTGTTTTTACCCGGGTTTACTTTTAAACCCAGAGAGAATTCCGTTTGGTGGGATAAATTATTAACTGGAAAGACAGCTAGAATCATTGCGACCATGGATCAACCGGGATGGTATTACCGATGGATAAATCACCAACCCAGTGTATATCAATTAAAAAAAGGAACCTTAGAATTTTGCGGAGTGAAACCTGTAAAAGTGTGTTATATCGGAATTGTTAAAACCGCGACCGAAAAACAAAGAGCGAAATGGTTAACGCAAGTCAAACAGTTGGGAATGAAAGGAAAATAA
- a CDS encoding helix-turn-helix domain-containing protein — translation MSSVPIYKISEENYSDYIEVVELQERNSYDATQPHKHDYVELFLFTKGGGVHDIDFKTHEISSNSVHFVFPNQIHKVSRELDTYGHVILVSKEYFTHLDYDLYVQFFHAFYLQPTLELDVDSFTKVQSLIGQIKEELVEQTPYFEAVVKDYVHILLKLFLRHRSVSGEGELIAHPDFKTYMNLLMLVEEHYKEHQPVSYYSEALQISSRKLNAICKTYHSHPCLTVINDRIILEARKILLYSNMSVKDVMYALNFKDPAYFNRFFKAKTGYTPSGYKALDAKKYHK, via the coding sequence ATGAGCTCTGTTCCTATATATAAAATTAGTGAGGAAAATTATTCCGATTATATTGAAGTGGTTGAACTTCAGGAACGAAATAGTTATGATGCGACACAACCCCATAAGCATGACTATGTAGAATTGTTTTTGTTTACCAAAGGAGGTGGAGTTCATGATATAGATTTTAAAACACATGAGATCAGCAGTAATTCAGTCCACTTTGTATTCCCGAATCAAATTCATAAAGTATCCCGGGAGTTGGATACTTATGGACATGTGATTTTAGTTTCTAAAGAATATTTTACCCATTTGGATTATGATCTGTATGTGCAATTCTTTCATGCGTTTTATTTACAACCCACCTTAGAGTTGGATGTAGATAGTTTTACTAAAGTTCAGAGCTTGATTGGACAGATCAAAGAGGAATTGGTAGAGCAAACGCCCTATTTCGAAGCGGTGGTTAAAGATTATGTTCATATTTTATTGAAGTTGTTTTTACGCCATCGAAGTGTTTCCGGAGAAGGAGAGTTGATCGCACATCCTGATTTTAAAACGTATATGAATTTATTGATGTTGGTGGAAGAACATTATAAAGAACATCAACCCGTTTCATATTACAGTGAAGCTTTACAGATTTCCAGCAGGAAATTAAATGCGATTTGTAAAACATACCATTCACATCCATGTTTGACAGTGATCAATGATCGCATCATTTTGGAAGCCAGGAAGATTTTACTCTATTCCAATATGTCGGTCAAAGATGTAATGTACGCGCTTAACTTTAAAGATCCGGCTTATTTCAACAGGTTTTTTAAAGCCAAAACAGGCTATACACCATCAGGTTACAAAGCACTTGATGCAAAAAAGTACCACAAATAG
- the recQ gene encoding DNA helicase RecQ — MTGDVIDIHRPLKEYFGYDQFRGQQAEIIQNVLEGKDTLVIMPTGGGKSICFQIPALVFKGVTIVISPLIALMKDQVDGLKANGIAANYFNSSQETQVQDTILDQVFKGELKLLYVAPESLSYLTNALSEKYVSCIAIDEAHCISSWGHDFRPSYQQLGFLKRSLPNTPIIALTATADKATREDIVNQLAIPHAKQFISSFDRENISLEVRPGLDRIQQIMRFIRNNPDESGIIYCLSRKATEQVADRLKQVGIHAASYHAGLSFEERSSIQEGFVYDRIKIVCATIAFGMGIDKSNVRWVIHYNMPKNIEGYYQEIGRAGRDGLESRAIMFHSYADVIQLRKFIDGTSNEQVQLAKMERMKQFAEATSCRRKILLSYFGEVRAENCGNCDICNNPPQFIDGTISTQKVLSTIARVDQKEAIGTIIDILRGARNSHIVDKELDQVKTYGIGRDISWAHWQQYIIQMMNQGLAELAFHKNNALKLTELSREVLFSGRKVELTLPVDKSAPIQKPKATPTPSKSAGKSGLFEYLRGVRSKIAKEQGIPAYLVFSDASLKEMEKYVPRTESQFLEISGVGTRKMEVYGDTFIQEIINYMNQNVSGKKDTAIKTYELYQKGLSIEGICEQRNLKPPTVFSHLSKLYLEGKDIDLHQFVTPEEILQVRVAQLELDDPKALKTYYTHLKEELSYSKIRVALTILEKTSK; from the coding sequence ATGACAGGAGATGTGATAGACATACATCGGCCTTTAAAAGAGTATTTTGGATATGATCAGTTTCGTGGTCAGCAAGCTGAGATTATTCAAAATGTTCTGGAAGGCAAAGATACTTTGGTGATAATGCCCACCGGAGGTGGGAAATCCATTTGTTTCCAGATTCCAGCATTGGTATTCAAAGGCGTCACCATAGTGATTTCTCCATTGATCGCATTAATGAAAGATCAGGTAGATGGATTGAAAGCCAATGGAATTGCTGCCAATTACTTTAACAGCAGTCAGGAAACTCAGGTTCAGGATACGATTTTAGATCAGGTATTTAAAGGAGAACTCAAATTATTATACGTGGCTCCGGAGAGTTTGTCTTATTTAACCAATGCCTTATCCGAAAAGTATGTTTCTTGTATTGCGATTGACGAGGCTCATTGTATTTCTTCCTGGGGACACGATTTTAGACCTTCGTATCAACAATTAGGTTTTTTAAAACGAAGTCTGCCCAATACACCTATCATTGCGTTAACCGCAACCGCTGACAAAGCGACCCGAGAGGATATTGTAAATCAATTGGCTATTCCACATGCCAAACAATTCATTTCATCATTTGACCGGGAAAACATCAGTCTGGAAGTACGTCCCGGGTTAGATCGAATTCAGCAAATCATGCGATTTATCCGTAATAATCCGGATGAGTCGGGAATCATTTATTGTTTGAGTCGAAAGGCTACAGAGCAGGTGGCAGATCGTTTAAAGCAGGTTGGAATTCATGCAGCTTCGTATCATGCCGGATTAAGTTTTGAAGAGCGTTCATCCATTCAGGAAGGGTTTGTATATGATCGAATCAAGATAGTTTGTGCCACCATTGCATTTGGAATGGGAATCGATAAATCCAATGTACGTTGGGTGATCCATTACAACATGCCTAAAAATATTGAAGGATATTATCAGGAAATTGGCCGGGCCGGGCGAGATGGGCTGGAATCCAGAGCTATCATGTTTCATAGCTATGCAGATGTCATTCAGTTGCGTAAGTTTATTGATGGAACTTCTAACGAACAGGTACAACTGGCTAAAATGGAGCGAATGAAACAATTTGCTGAGGCTACATCTTGTCGTAGAAAAATCTTGTTGAGTTATTTTGGAGAAGTTCGCGCAGAAAATTGTGGTAATTGCGATATCTGTAATAATCCGCCCCAATTTATTGATGGGACGATATCTACGCAAAAAGTGCTTTCGACCATTGCCAGAGTCGATCAAAAAGAAGCTATTGGAACGATCATCGATATTTTAAGGGGAGCCAGAAATAGTCATATTGTGGATAAAGAATTGGATCAGGTAAAGACCTATGGAATAGGTCGGGATATTTCCTGGGCGCATTGGCAGCAATACATTATTCAAATGATGAATCAGGGACTGGCTGAACTGGCATTTCATAAGAACAATGCGTTAAAGTTGACGGAACTTTCCAGAGAAGTCTTGTTTTCGGGAAGAAAAGTAGAACTTACTTTACCGGTAGATAAATCCGCTCCAATTCAGAAACCCAAAGCAACACCCACGCCATCTAAGAGCGCTGGGAAGTCTGGATTGTTTGAATATTTACGTGGAGTTAGGTCTAAAATTGCAAAAGAGCAAGGAATCCCGGCTTACCTTGTGTTTAGCGATGCTTCCCTAAAAGAAATGGAAAAATACGTACCACGTACCGAATCTCAGTTTTTAGAGATTAGTGGTGTGGGAACCCGTAAAATGGAAGTGTACGGTGACACCTTTATTCAGGAGATTATCAATTACATGAATCAAAATGTATCTGGTAAAAAAGATACAGCCATTAAAACATATGAATTGTATCAAAAAGGTTTGAGTATTGAGGGAATTTGCGAACAGCGGAACCTTAAACCACCTACAGTATTTTCACATTTGTCCAAATTGTATTTAGAAGGAAAAGATATCGATTTGCATCAGTTCGTTACTCCTGAAGAAATTCTACAGGTAAGAGTTGCACAGTTGGAATTGGATGACCCCAAAGCTTTGAAAACGTATTATACCCATTTAAAGGAAGAGCTATCTTATTCCAAAATCCGGGTTGCATTGACTATTTTAGAGAAAACCTCAAAGTAA
- a CDS encoding pirin family protein, whose amino-acid sequence MKRTIKSISGPSTIDGVVPGVRGQSAFPNRELKSMNPFVMLDHIGEQHVGADYFVDGSDSAHPHRGFETVTFLFEGIMDHKDSLGNQVRLRSGDVQRMNAGSGIQHGGDFRSDPHSQLFHEVQLWVNLPAKEKMSIPGIFNAKVHDIPVYDLEHGKIRVIGGAFEGLEGPIRTIQPTRLLHAISKQNQKMTISEIASDHNMLIYVLKGNIRIEDQEISQHQAISLNNEGDHLDLELLDKSQVLIVSGKPIDEPVVMGGPFVMNTAQEIDQAFEDFQAGKFGAVK is encoded by the coding sequence ATGAAAAGAACAATAAAATCAATATCCGGACCATCCACCATTGATGGTGTAGTACCGGGAGTGCGCGGACAGAGTGCATTTCCAAATAGAGAATTAAAATCTATGAACCCATTTGTGATGTTAGATCATATTGGGGAACAACATGTGGGAGCTGATTATTTTGTAGATGGTTCAGATTCTGCACATCCGCATCGCGGTTTCGAAACCGTAACATTTCTTTTTGAGGGAATTATGGATCATAAAGATTCGTTAGGAAATCAAGTAAGATTACGCTCAGGAGATGTGCAAAGAATGAATGCAGGAAGTGGAATTCAGCATGGTGGAGATTTCAGAAGTGATCCACATTCTCAGTTATTTCACGAAGTACAATTGTGGGTAAATCTTCCAGCAAAAGAAAAAATGTCAATTCCGGGAATCTTCAATGCGAAGGTTCATGATATTCCGGTTTATGATCTGGAACATGGAAAAATCAGAGTAATAGGAGGCGCATTTGAAGGTCTGGAAGGTCCAATTCGTACCATTCAGCCAACACGATTGTTACATGCCATTTCAAAGCAAAATCAAAAAATGACTATTTCGGAAATTGCTTCGGATCATAATATGTTGATCTATGTTTTAAAAGGAAATATTCGAATCGAAGACCAGGAAATTTCACAGCATCAAGCCATATCACTAAATAATGAAGGAGACCATCTGGACCTGGAATTATTAGACAAATCTCAGGTGTTAATCGTGTCCGGGAAACCCATAGATGAACCGGTGGTTATGGGTGGTCCGTTTGTGATGAATACCGCACAGGAAATTGATCAGGCATTTGAAGATTTTCAGGCAGGAAAATTTGGAGCGGTTAAATAA
- a CDS encoding GNAT family N-acetyltransferase — MEINSDCFETFPILRTPRLELREILLEDAQAIYEMRANGRVNQFIPRPQMTEYKAAKELVEKTRAAYQNKQVIGWAGVLRDQKKIIGTCGFNSIDRYNLRAEIGGEMDVKYWGKHIAQEAVEAILNYGLNTMNLQTIEAKVSPDNRGAIYVMEQLGFVKEAHFKNRVYFNDRFDDMAVYTLHKGAEKFTRI, encoded by the coding sequence ATGGAAATTAATTCTGATTGTTTTGAAACGTTTCCCATATTGCGTACTCCTAGATTGGAGTTGCGTGAAATCCTATTGGAAGATGCACAAGCTATTTATGAAATGCGTGCCAATGGGCGTGTCAATCAGTTTATCCCCAGGCCGCAAATGACCGAATATAAAGCCGCTAAAGAATTAGTGGAGAAAACACGAGCTGCTTATCAAAACAAACAAGTCATTGGATGGGCAGGAGTATTGCGAGATCAAAAGAAAATTATCGGCACCTGTGGGTTTAATTCTATCGATCGGTATAACCTGAGAGCGGAGATTGGAGGGGAGATGGACGTGAAATACTGGGGAAAGCATATTGCACAGGAAGCGGTTGAAGCTATTTTGAATTACGGATTAAACACCATGAATTTACAGACCATTGAGGCTAAAGTCTCCCCGGATAATCGAGGGGCGATATACGTCATGGAGCAATTGGGTTTTGTAAAAGAAGCACATTTCAAAAATCGGGTTTATTTTAATGATAGATTTGATGATATGGCGGTGTATACCCTACATAAAGGTGCTGAAAAATTTACCAGAATCTGA
- a CDS encoding Crp/Fnr family transcriptional regulator has translation MLEEGRVLLQQYFQEIGILSSQEIEEVVALTRYGSLSKGDYFISEDRTCHSLVFVIRGMLRSYFTKDDGEEVTYCFTFPQNLMTAYSSFITGEPTAENIQALTETHLLVIRKEDLVKLTASGSNWIRLQKFFAEQQYIALEQRIFAYQKEKAKKRYRDLIKKQPKLLQEVSLQHLASYLNITPRHLSRIRKEID, from the coding sequence ATGTTAGAAGAAGGAAGAGTTTTACTTCAACAATATTTTCAGGAAATAGGAATTTTAAGTAGTCAGGAAATAGAAGAAGTTGTAGCACTAACCCGATATGGAAGCTTGTCCAAAGGTGACTATTTTATTAGCGAAGATAGAACTTGTCACAGTCTGGTTTTTGTGATTCGGGGGATGTTACGTTCCTATTTTACAAAAGACGATGGAGAAGAGGTGACTTATTGCTTTACATTTCCTCAAAACTTGATGACCGCTTATAGTTCATTTATTACCGGAGAACCTACAGCAGAGAATATTCAAGCACTAACCGAAACACATTTATTGGTGATTCGAAAAGAGGATTTAGTCAAACTTACAGCGTCTGGTTCAAATTGGATTCGGTTACAAAAGTTTTTTGCCGAACAACAATACATTGCATTAGAACAACGCATTTTTGCATATCAGAAAGAAAAAGCGAAAAAACGTTATCGCGATTTGATCAAAAAACAACCTAAATTATTACAAGAAGTATCGCTTCAACATTTGGCTTCATATTTAAATATTACCCCAAGACATTTAAGCCGAATTCGAAAAGAAATAGATTAA